The following proteins are co-located in the Heliorestis convoluta genome:
- a CDS encoding PP2C family protein-serine/threonine phosphatase, with the protein MLDETNETGAIILVVDDVVTNVELMRLQLTRAGYQVLTAINGEQALEVIEETLPDLILLDVMMPGMNGFEVCAKLKEDPHTQLIPVVLVTALHEVEDRIKGIEAGADDFISKPFNRVELLTRVKSLLRIRRLYRQLEKSYQEIEAKNTILTEELRMARHVQQHLLPMKFPTMKKLSFHVAYHPTIEIGGDFYDFIQVSEDKMGIFVSDVSGHGVSAAMLTMVISTMMRSVTQEVSDPGEVLDRLNQQFGKMVDGELTGTFVTAFFLCIDQSTGKITFANAGHPSPLLIRSKSGETIPLDGEGFPLGLFDAVQYERKEIDIGSGDKVVLFTDGIFDVVNKQKQFYGLNTFFKLVADLGHLPAKEMTQAIMQQIQSFAEGVPQPDDICLVIVEYL; encoded by the coding sequence ATGCTTGATGAAACGAATGAAACAGGAGCTATTATCCTTGTCGTAGATGATGTCGTAACCAATGTAGAGTTAATGCGACTTCAATTGACCCGAGCTGGTTACCAGGTCTTAACGGCCATCAATGGGGAGCAAGCTCTTGAAGTTATCGAAGAGACACTGCCAGATCTGATCCTTCTCGACGTAATGATGCCGGGGATGAACGGATTTGAAGTGTGTGCAAAGCTGAAAGAGGATCCACATACACAATTGATTCCTGTTGTCTTAGTAACAGCGCTTCATGAAGTAGAAGATAGGATAAAAGGCATAGAAGCAGGTGCTGATGACTTTATCAGCAAGCCTTTTAATCGAGTTGAACTGTTAACTCGTGTTAAATCTTTACTTCGTATTCGTAGATTATATCGCCAACTCGAAAAAAGCTATCAGGAAATCGAAGCAAAAAATACCATACTAACAGAAGAGTTGCGTATGGCACGCCATGTACAACAACACCTTTTACCTATGAAATTTCCAACGATGAAGAAGCTTTCTTTTCATGTAGCCTATCATCCTACCATTGAAATCGGCGGTGACTTTTATGATTTTATTCAAGTCAGCGAAGATAAAATGGGGATCTTTGTGTCTGATGTTTCCGGTCACGGTGTATCAGCGGCTATGCTTACAATGGTTATCAGTACCATGATGCGCTCTGTAACACAAGAAGTAAGCGATCCTGGCGAAGTATTAGATCGATTAAATCAACAGTTTGGCAAGATGGTAGATGGTGAGCTTACAGGTACTTTTGTTACTGCTTTTTTCCTCTGCATAGATCAGTCAACGGGGAAAATAACTTTTGCCAATGCAGGCCATCCCAGCCCTCTTTTGATTCGTAGTAAAAGTGGAGAGACCATTCCTTTAGACGGAGAAGGCTTTCCCCTTGGTCTTTTTGACGCAGTCCAGTATGAACGCAAAGAAATCGATATAGGTTCTGGTGATAAAGTGGTTCTTTTTACGGATGGCATTTTTGATGTCGTCAATAAACAGAAACAGTTTTACGGATTGAACACTTTTTTTAAACTGGTCGCAGATCTAGGTCATCTACCAGCAAAAGAGATGACCCAGGCCATTATGCAACAGATTCAATCTTTTGCAGAAGGGGTTCCGCAACCAGACGACATTTGTCTTGTTATTGTTGAATATCTGTAG
- a CDS encoding polysaccharide deacetylase family protein, translated as MQNRYSWKVLLKTFCLMALLILFFYGLSVYSAYFIYHDAAARENSATLETLKTSSIYQEEATVPKVIEELDNNHANIVEQRKEESQELKSKQEEIETIVGKQSQKIAYLTFDDGPSDITPRVLDILKHYQIPATFFVIGRQVENHVETTKRIVAEGHALGNHTYSHQYRQIYSSVEAFMQDLQKAENLLDKIVQQRPSIIRAPGGTQGNFSPALVKRLLESGYIIHDWNIDARDTSAPLVSAAYIEKQVLEQAKNKDSIIVLFHDGPGKVTLPQALPAIIEGLIQEGYTFQIIDDTTKPVVLMRY; from the coding sequence ATGCAAAATAGATACTCCTGGAAAGTACTGCTAAAAACATTCTGTTTAATGGCATTGCTAATTCTATTTTTTTATGGCCTCTCTGTCTATTCTGCCTATTTTATCTATCACGATGCAGCAGCTCGAGAAAATAGTGCAACCCTGGAAACTCTAAAAACATCTTCCATTTACCAAGAAGAAGCGACAGTCCCTAAAGTCATAGAAGAACTTGATAACAATCACGCGAATATTGTAGAACAAAGAAAGGAAGAATCGCAAGAACTAAAAAGTAAACAAGAAGAAATAGAGACAATCGTAGGTAAGCAGAGTCAAAAAATCGCTTATCTAACTTTTGATGACGGCCCCAGTGATATAACGCCTCGTGTTCTTGATATTCTAAAACATTATCAAATCCCTGCTACCTTTTTTGTGATTGGTAGGCAAGTTGAAAATCATGTCGAAACAACAAAAAGAATCGTTGCAGAAGGTCATGCTTTGGGAAATCATACTTATTCTCATCAATATAGGCAGATATACAGTAGTGTAGAGGCCTTTATGCAGGATTTACAAAAAGCTGAAAATTTACTTGACAAAATCGTACAACAAAGGCCAAGTATCATCCGTGCACCCGGTGGTACACAAGGCAATTTTTCACCAGCATTGGTAAAAAGATTGTTAGAAAGTGGGTATATTATTCACGATTGGAACATCGATGCGCGAGATACATCGGCGCCCCTTGTATCCGCTGCCTATATAGAGAAGCAAGTGTTAGAACAAGCAAAGAACAAAGACTCTATTATCGTTCTTTTTCATGACGGACCTGGTAAAGTAACATTGCCCCAGGCATTGCCTGCTATCATAGAAGGACTTATTCAGGAAGGCTACACTTTCCAAATCATAGACGATACAACAAAACCTGTTGTATTAATGAGGTATTAA
- a CDS encoding N-acetylmuramoyl-L-alanine amidase — translation MIDPGHGGRDPGAIGPTGLRESDVALSVSKALFALLEPIVSCRLTRERDVALGSDVNRDLQERVRIANAYDASVFISIHCNAATAVAARGIETYCYMRGGNGEKLAQLIQKNLVQALGLLDRGVKTASFYVIRHTKMPAVLVELGFITNPEEEKLLREKSFQQKAAQAIAEAVATHFGLSLPKESEIMSKGPFPDVPMDRWSAKEIQEALDRGIVQGDDKGNFNPQRALTREEGVTLINRAINYLLSQQK, via the coding sequence ATGATTGATCCTGGACACGGTGGACGCGATCCCGGTGCTATTGGTCCTACTGGTTTGCGAGAATCTGATGTGGCCTTATCAGTTTCTAAAGCTCTTTTTGCATTATTAGAACCAATAGTAAGTTGTCGTTTGACAAGAGAGCGTGATGTTGCTCTAGGCTCAGATGTCAATCGAGACTTACAGGAACGGGTTCGAATTGCCAATGCATATGATGCTTCTGTTTTTATAAGCATTCACTGTAATGCAGCAACGGCTGTAGCAGCAAGAGGAATAGAGACATATTGTTACATGAGAGGTGGTAATGGAGAGAAGCTTGCACAATTGATTCAGAAAAATCTTGTGCAAGCTTTGGGTCTCCTGGATAGAGGTGTAAAGACAGCTTCTTTTTACGTTATCAGGCATACTAAGATGCCTGCTGTTCTTGTAGAGCTTGGCTTTATCACCAACCCCGAGGAAGAAAAGCTTTTACGCGAAAAAAGCTTTCAGCAAAAAGCAGCACAAGCGATTGCTGAAGCGGTTGCAACCCACTTTGGACTTTCTTTACCAAAGGAGAGTGAGATCATGTCTAAGGGACCTTTTCCTGACGTGCCAATGGACCGCTGGTCTGCAAAAGAGATACAAGAGGCTCTAGACCGTGGTATTGTTCAAGGCGACGACAAAGGAAACTTTAATCCACAGCGAGCTCTCACAAGAGAAGAAGGTGTCACTCTCATCAATCGTGCCATTAACTATCTATTATCGCAGCAAAAATGA
- a CDS encoding response regulator codes for MMDRWYDQKEESILIAEDSPVQQLFFQRQLNKLGYFNLTVVVNGYEALQKAKINRFSIIFMDCEMPILDGFDATKEIRAYEAGLGRYTPIIAISGHDLEQSRKCIELGMDDCLIKPIRTEDLQAILVKHLA; via the coding sequence ATGATGGATAGATGGTATGATCAAAAAGAAGAGTCAATCTTAATCGCAGAAGATAGCCCAGTGCAACAACTGTTCTTCCAAAGGCAGCTCAACAAACTTGGCTACTTCAATCTTACTGTCGTTGTGAATGGTTATGAGGCTCTTCAAAAGGCTAAAATAAATCGTTTTTCTATCATCTTTATGGACTGTGAAATGCCAATCCTTGATGGATTTGATGCAACAAAAGAAATTCGTGCTTATGAAGCAGGCTTAGGCAGATACACACCAATTATCGCCATATCCGGACATGACCTAGAGCAAAGTCGTAAATGTATTGAACTCGGTATGGACGATTGTTTGATCAAGCCAATTCGTACAGAAGACCTTCAAGCAATATTAGTCAAACACCTTGCATAG
- a CDS encoding 4Fe-4S dicluster domain-containing protein: MSIEAFIVKNLCSECGVCLNSCPFGAFMKIGESIQVLGDLCRSCEACVDCCQSGAIAFKAK, translated from the coding sequence TTGTCCATCGAGGCTTTTATCGTAAAGAATCTTTGTTCTGAATGTGGAGTTTGCTTAAATAGCTGTCCTTTTGGCGCTTTTATGAAAATTGGAGAATCTATTCAAGTTCTAGGGGACCTTTGTCGTTCTTGTGAAGCTTGTGTAGACTGTTGTCAATCGGGTGCCATCGCATTTAAAGCAAAGTAA
- the recD2 gene encoding SF1B family DNA helicase RecD2 gives MVQLEGQLIRILFHQESYMVALFKSKKEKITVIGHLISPQVGLTYTLEGEWVEHPKFGKQLRLSTYKLVPPTTSQGMEKFLSSSLLKGMEKKKVKSLINAFGTDILEILRDEPERLRSLSDLQDEEVDAIIEAYQDFDYEENLLITLTEYGIESELVYKIFRQYGRKSVATIEDNPYCLCLDLRDVPFEKSDSIAQKLQLQGSDRRRIEAAFIYCLKDGKEEGHVFLPSSILIRRVKERLERSNHYQEVPGEKELSEELLQVISEGKINYYAQGCYLPELFWAEQEVVRHLIAINQHNFTWNVNVEKVIQTMEEDFGIAYADEQKQAFFALAQRGLTVITGGPGTGKTTIVKGLIALVNRATPNAKITLCAPTGRAAKRMAETTGYPAFTIHKVLGLTGREKEYFSCETEALQADVVIVDEVSMVDIQMMATLLNAMKKNTKLVLVGDQDQLPSIGPGQVLKDIIEQSMGAIIRLQYVFRQEDSSDIVRNAHRINEGILPDITGKKEFIFIQRWRLQDCRDALLETVQRAIERAGYSLEDIQVIAPMRYTDVGVWNLNKAMQERLNPLLPGKKELQTGFYSFRTGDKVMQLKNDYEKEIFNGDVGFITEILLHSEGESDEDKIVVQFDDSVSYVRSEWDQLTLAYTTTVHKAQGSEYPVVVMPLTMHHRRMLRRNLLYTAVTRARDKVILIGEQDALAHAVTNNEDSSRFSALKRRWQESLHKEE, from the coding sequence ATGGTACAACTAGAAGGACAATTAATTCGAATTCTCTTTCATCAAGAATCTTATATGGTAGCACTTTTTAAAAGCAAAAAAGAAAAGATAACGGTGATCGGCCATCTCATATCTCCACAAGTTGGCTTAACCTATACACTAGAAGGTGAATGGGTGGAACACCCAAAATTTGGGAAGCAACTTCGGCTTTCTACTTATAAGCTTGTACCTCCAACAACATCCCAAGGAATGGAGAAGTTTCTATCTAGCTCCCTCTTAAAAGGAATGGAAAAGAAAAAGGTTAAAAGCCTGATAAATGCATTTGGGACAGATATTCTAGAAATACTTCGAGATGAACCAGAAAGGCTACGTAGCTTATCGGATCTACAGGACGAAGAAGTCGATGCTATCATAGAAGCGTATCAAGATTTTGATTATGAAGAGAATCTTCTTATCACCCTGACTGAATATGGCATAGAGAGCGAACTCGTCTACAAAATATTTCGTCAATACGGAAGAAAGAGCGTAGCAACCATCGAAGATAATCCTTATTGCTTATGCCTTGACTTACGTGATGTACCTTTTGAGAAGTCTGATAGCATCGCTCAAAAGCTTCAGTTGCAAGGCAGTGATAGGAGACGCATAGAAGCGGCTTTCATCTATTGCTTAAAAGATGGCAAAGAGGAGGGCCATGTATTTTTGCCGAGCTCTATCTTGATTCGACGAGTAAAAGAAAGATTGGAAAGGTCAAATCATTATCAAGAGGTGCCAGGAGAAAAAGAACTAAGCGAAGAACTGCTACAAGTTATTTCAGAAGGAAAAATAAACTATTACGCCCAGGGATGCTATCTACCGGAACTATTTTGGGCGGAACAAGAAGTGGTACGTCATCTTATTGCAATCAATCAACATAATTTTACCTGGAATGTTAATGTAGAAAAAGTCATTCAAACGATGGAAGAAGACTTTGGTATTGCCTATGCAGATGAACAAAAGCAAGCTTTCTTTGCATTGGCCCAGAGGGGGCTTACTGTAATCACAGGTGGCCCTGGAACAGGAAAAACTACCATTGTTAAAGGCTTGATTGCCTTGGTTAATCGAGCAACGCCCAACGCTAAAATTACACTATGTGCACCAACGGGTCGCGCAGCCAAAAGAATGGCAGAAACAACAGGATATCCTGCTTTTACGATCCATAAAGTTCTTGGACTAACAGGTAGAGAAAAAGAATACTTCTCTTGTGAAACAGAAGCACTACAAGCTGACGTGGTCATTGTAGATGAAGTTTCTATGGTTGATATACAAATGATGGCTACACTCCTCAATGCCATGAAGAAAAATACCAAGTTGGTACTTGTGGGCGATCAGGATCAACTTCCCTCGATTGGTCCAGGGCAAGTCTTAAAAGACATCATTGAACAGTCTATGGGAGCTATCATCAGGTTGCAATATGTTTTTCGCCAGGAAGATAGCTCTGACATCGTCAGGAATGCCCATCGCATCAATGAAGGGATTTTACCTGATATTACAGGAAAAAAAGAATTTATTTTTATTCAACGATGGCGTTTGCAAGACTGTCGAGATGCTTTGCTGGAGACTGTTCAAAGAGCCATTGAAAGAGCCGGTTACAGTTTAGAAGATATTCAAGTCATAGCACCGATGCGTTATACTGATGTAGGTGTATGGAACTTGAATAAGGCAATGCAAGAACGGCTGAACCCTTTATTGCCTGGGAAAAAGGAGCTGCAGACAGGTTTTTATAGCTTTCGTACCGGTGATAAAGTAATGCAGTTGAAAAATGATTATGAGAAAGAAATATTTAATGGTGATGTAGGCTTTATCACAGAAATTCTCTTGCATAGCGAGGGAGAAAGTGACGAAGATAAGATTGTTGTACAATTTGACGATTCTGTTTCCTATGTTCGTTCAGAATGGGATCAACTTACTTTGGCTTATACAACGACAGTACACAAAGCCCAAGGAAGCGAATACCCTGTTGTAGTAATGCCATTAACAATGCATCACCGAAGAATGTTGCGTCGCAACTTACTTTATACAGCAGTAACAAGAGCTCGTGATAAAGTCATTTTAATTGGGGAACAAGATGCCCTTGCCCATGCCGTTACGAATAATGAAGATAGCAGTCGCTTTAGTGCTTTAAAAAGACGCTGGCAAGAAAGTTTGCATAAGGAGGAATGA
- a CDS encoding nucleotidyltransferase family protein has translation MKAVIMAGGLGTRLRPLTDNMPKPMVPIHGRPAMEYAVMLLKKHGITDIAVTLHYHPKMIKNYFGDGSRFGVRFSYFVETEPLGTAGSVKQAQDFLDETFLVISGDGITDIHLGKVIEFHQERNSLATMALTQVDDPTQFGIVITDDQGQINRFIEKPKKEEIFSNTVNTGIYALEPEVFSHIPDGFYDFSKELFPSLMRKKLPFFGLPVKGYWRDIGTIDQYHQVQVDIKNGQLGNYYQEAI, from the coding sequence ATGAAAGCAGTCATCATGGCCGGTGGATTAGGAACGAGATTGAGACCTTTAACGGACAATATGCCCAAGCCAATGGTCCCTATTCATGGTAGACCCGCAATGGAGTATGCTGTCATGTTACTAAAAAAACATGGTATTACAGATATTGCTGTAACACTCCATTATCACCCTAAAATGATTAAGAATTATTTTGGTGATGGTTCTCGTTTTGGTGTTCGATTCAGTTACTTTGTTGAAACAGAACCACTTGGAACAGCAGGGTCCGTAAAGCAAGCCCAAGACTTTTTAGATGAAACTTTCCTCGTCATCAGCGGTGATGGTATCACCGATATTCATCTGGGCAAAGTAATTGAGTTCCACCAAGAACGCAATTCTTTAGCGACCATGGCCCTTACGCAAGTTGATGATCCAACCCAGTTTGGCATTGTCATAACAGACGATCAGGGGCAGATCAATCGCTTTATCGAAAAGCCTAAAAAAGAAGAAATATTTTCCAATACAGTTAATACAGGTATTTATGCACTAGAACCAGAAGTTTTTTCGCACATTCCTGACGGCTTCTATGATTTTTCCAAAGAACTTTTCCCCAGTCTCATGAGAAAGAAGCTTCCTTTCTTTGGATTACCTGTTAAAGGCTATTGGCGTGATATCGGTACCATTGATCAATACCACCAAGTACAAGTCGATATCAAAAATGGCCAACTAGGCAACTACTATCAAGAAGCCATATAA
- a CDS encoding Tex family protein → MTSFNPWESPLIPRLAQELNLAESRIQGAIELFDEGNTIPFVARYRKERTGEMNEVELRQLAERLEYLRNLDKRKAEVYRLVKEMDKVKEPWLEGLRKAQTLSEVEDLYLPFRPKRKTRASVAREKGLAPFADRIKKQEIEGDILQVAREYVNLEKELPDAPAVLVGALDIIAEEISDDAKSRQWVRQYLRREAILVVAATKPQEKSPYEMYYQFSERIKTIPAHRILAINRGEREKALLVKIEGPDEEIMEGLYRKWIKKEKTETAKALVKAIQDSYKRLIRPSIERELRSELTEKAEEQAIRVFAANLSPLLLQRPVGQQIIMGLDPGYRTGCKLAIIDGIGKVLAVQTIYPHKPQGHWSEAIDVLKGLINQYNVQIIAIGNGTASRESEKLIAQVIQEIDQKVQYTIISEAGASVYSASALAGEEFPNLDVAMRSAISIARRLQDPLAELVKIDPPSIGVGQYQHDVNSKRLYQSLSGVVEDCVNSVGVDINTASPSLLSYVAGIKPAMAKSIVAYREEKGPFKKRKDLLKVSRLGSATFTQCAGFVRLPGADDPLENTPIHPEAYHIAEQLIVLLEENKKSLQNKADLERIRNKLSSLNLDETAAKLQVGLPTLRDIIEALSRPGRDPRDELPKPSFRRDVLEMKDLRPGMVLSGTVSNVVDFGAFVDIGVKQDGLIHISALANRYVKHPFEVVAVGDPVTVRVLDVDVGRNRISLSMRLEAINE, encoded by the coding sequence ATGACCTCTTTTAATCCCTGGGAAAGTCCCCTTATACCTAGACTTGCTCAAGAATTAAATTTAGCAGAGTCTAGAATTCAAGGGGCCATTGAACTCTTTGATGAAGGCAATACCATTCCTTTTGTGGCCCGCTATCGAAAAGAGCGGACCGGTGAAATGAATGAAGTAGAACTACGCCAATTGGCAGAGCGTTTAGAGTACCTACGAAATCTTGATAAAAGAAAAGCAGAAGTCTATCGTCTCGTCAAAGAGATGGATAAAGTGAAAGAGCCCTGGCTAGAAGGGCTTCGGAAAGCACAGACTTTATCGGAAGTAGAAGACCTTTACCTACCTTTCCGACCAAAAAGAAAGACACGGGCTTCTGTAGCTCGGGAAAAGGGTCTTGCGCCTTTCGCTGATCGAATTAAAAAGCAAGAAATAGAAGGCGACATATTACAAGTAGCTAGGGAATATGTCAACTTGGAAAAAGAACTTCCAGACGCCCCTGCTGTTTTAGTCGGCGCTCTTGATATCATTGCAGAAGAGATATCAGATGATGCCAAAAGTCGTCAGTGGGTTCGGCAATATCTGCGAAGAGAAGCCATCCTCGTTGTAGCAGCCACAAAGCCGCAAGAGAAGAGCCCTTATGAAATGTACTACCAGTTTAGTGAGAGAATTAAAACCATTCCGGCTCATCGCATTTTAGCAATAAATCGAGGCGAACGAGAAAAAGCTTTACTTGTAAAAATAGAAGGACCTGATGAAGAGATTATGGAAGGTCTCTATCGCAAATGGATTAAGAAAGAAAAGACAGAGACAGCCAAAGCCCTTGTCAAAGCAATTCAAGACAGCTACAAGCGATTAATCCGGCCTTCTATAGAACGAGAACTTCGTTCAGAACTAACTGAAAAAGCGGAAGAACAAGCGATAAGAGTATTTGCTGCCAATCTCTCACCTCTTTTACTTCAACGTCCTGTTGGTCAACAGATTATTATGGGTCTTGATCCCGGCTATCGTACAGGATGCAAGTTAGCTATTATTGATGGCATTGGTAAAGTACTGGCTGTACAGACGATCTATCCCCATAAACCACAGGGTCATTGGTCAGAAGCAATTGATGTACTGAAAGGCTTGATTAACCAATATAACGTTCAGATTATTGCTATCGGTAATGGAACCGCAAGTAGAGAAAGCGAAAAGCTGATAGCGCAAGTAATCCAGGAGATAGATCAAAAAGTTCAATACACCATCATTTCAGAAGCCGGTGCCTCTGTCTATTCGGCATCAGCACTAGCAGGAGAAGAATTTCCAAACCTAGATGTGGCCATGCGTAGTGCCATATCAATTGCGAGAAGATTACAAGATCCACTGGCAGAGCTGGTTAAAATAGATCCACCCTCCATTGGTGTGGGGCAATATCAGCATGATGTCAATAGCAAACGACTTTATCAATCCTTGTCAGGCGTTGTTGAAGATTGTGTAAATTCTGTAGGCGTTGATATCAATACAGCTTCGCCTTCTCTGTTATCCTATGTAGCAGGCATCAAGCCAGCTATGGCCAAAAGCATTGTAGCTTATCGAGAAGAAAAGGGGCCTTTTAAGAAGCGGAAAGATCTGTTAAAAGTATCCCGTCTAGGATCGGCTACTTTTACACAATGCGCAGGCTTTGTCCGACTTCCTGGTGCAGATGACCCCTTGGAAAACACACCGATTCACCCTGAAGCCTATCATATAGCAGAGCAACTCATCGTCTTATTAGAAGAAAACAAAAAAAGCTTACAAAACAAAGCTGACTTAGAAAGAATAAGAAATAAACTATCTTCTCTTAATTTGGATGAGACCGCAGCAAAATTACAAGTTGGCTTACCTACTTTACGAGATATAATAGAAGCCTTATCAAGGCCTGGTCGTGACCCTAGAGATGAGTTGCCCAAGCCATCTTTTCGACGGGATGTCTTGGAAATGAAAGATTTACGACCAGGCATGGTTTTATCGGGAACAGTAAGCAATGTCGTTGATTTTGGCGCTTTCGTTGATATCGGTGTCAAGCAAGACGGACTTATTCACATATCGGCTTTGGCCAATCGCTACGTCAAACATCCTTTTGAAGTTGTAGCAGTAGGCGATCCTGTAACTGTGCGTGTCCTTGATGTTGATGTAGGTCGTAATAGGATCTCTTTATCGATGCGCTTAGAAGCAATTAATGAATAA
- a CDS encoding methyl-accepting chemotaxis protein, translating to MNFIARSILLKLVALTVSVVLPIFVVSFGLILYRFAPLVDQVFLNQVLTETIIILLILGFIGTSAWIIILRQTIVSSIVKLSTYMTQATENRDLRPTSAQETPSQDEIGQMVQAYNIMISELRRIMGTIHATSQELHGFSEILRQNSQATGHAAEEIAATMDNISQEGLQLTEASQENYQASQQIGEIANKLTLSLDEMMASVKEAAHFTLEGYKKLEEGIETMAEVKVSAQTGLETIRNLNDKNKSIEEIIQLITNIAKQTNLLALNAAIEAARAGEQGRGFAVVADEVRHLASQSSEATEKITELIREIQSESDRANYVMTNNAQQVEEGVVKIRSTGEVFQAIQGVTKTVLDEVSSLEKETKELLSTGKVLKEKADTIAKVAQVTAKNIEMIQGKSQQQTASCQEVAANAQELTGMSQQLKEEVEKFKI from the coding sequence ATGAATTTCATTGCTCGTAGCATTTTACTGAAGCTTGTTGCACTCACCGTAAGCGTTGTCCTTCCTATATTTGTCGTTTCTTTTGGCCTTATACTATATCGCTTTGCACCTCTAGTTGATCAAGTCTTTCTGAATCAAGTATTGACAGAAACTATCATAATATTGCTTATACTTGGCTTTATAGGTACTTCAGCGTGGATCATAATTTTACGTCAGACGATTGTATCTTCCATTGTAAAGCTATCAACTTATATGACCCAAGCTACAGAAAATAGAGATCTTCGACCGACAAGTGCCCAGGAGACCCCTTCACAAGATGAAATTGGCCAAATGGTACAAGCCTATAATATTATGATTAGTGAATTAAGGCGCATTATGGGGACGATTCATGCAACCAGCCAAGAACTCCATGGATTCTCTGAAATACTGCGGCAGAACTCGCAAGCAACGGGTCATGCAGCAGAAGAGATTGCAGCAACAATGGACAACATCTCCCAGGAGGGTCTTCAATTAACAGAGGCTTCCCAGGAGAACTATCAAGCCAGTCAACAGATTGGGGAGATTGCCAACAAATTAACTCTTTCCTTAGATGAAATGATGGCCTCTGTAAAAGAAGCGGCTCATTTTACTTTAGAAGGCTATAAGAAACTAGAAGAGGGCATCGAGACCATGGCTGAAGTCAAAGTCTCAGCCCAGACAGGCTTAGAAACGATTCGCAACTTAAACGATAAAAATAAATCTATTGAAGAAATTATCCAATTAATCACCAATATTGCCAAGCAGACCAATTTACTAGCTTTAAATGCAGCGATAGAAGCAGCGCGTGCTGGTGAACAAGGTCGTGGTTTTGCTGTCGTTGCTGATGAAGTACGTCATCTAGCAAGTCAATCTTCAGAAGCAACAGAGAAAATCACAGAATTAATCCGAGAAATTCAAAGTGAAAGCGATCGAGCCAATTACGTTATGACCAACAATGCGCAACAAGTAGAAGAAGGCGTAGTTAAAATCCGTAGTACCGGTGAAGTGTTTCAAGCCATTCAAGGGGTGACAAAGACTGTACTAGATGAGGTAAGTTCTTTAGAAAAAGAAACAAAAGAATTGCTGAGTACAGGCAAGGTACTTAAAGAAAAAGCTGACACAATAGCAAAAGTTGCTCAAGTAACAGCCAAAAATATTGAAATGATTCAAGGAAAAAGCCAGCAACAGACAGCGTCTTGTCAAGAAGTGGCCGCGAATGCCCAGGAGTTAACAGGTATGTCGCAGCAATTAAAAGAAGAAGTGGAAAAATTTAAAATTTAA